The Bacteroidales bacterium genome has a window encoding:
- a CDS encoding nitroreductase family protein produces the protein MNILDVIINRRSIRKYTGQEIPREVLMQLIKAGMYAPSAVNKQPWHFILVTDKKLLNKIADVHPYGSMLRQAAAAIVVLGDVTLAHTPDYMPVDCAAATENILLAAHGLGLGAVWVGIHPREERKKALRDLFRFPDHIQPFSVISLGYPAEKIPVPDRFRPDRIHENGW, from the coding sequence ATGAACATCCTTGATGTTATTATTAACCGCAGAAGTATAAGAAAATATACAGGGCAGGAGATACCCCGTGAAGTACTGATGCAACTCATTAAAGCCGGAATGTATGCTCCTTCGGCAGTGAACAAACAGCCATGGCATTTCATCCTGGTAACCGATAAAAAGTTGCTGAACAAAATTGCCGACGTGCATCCCTATGGCTCAATGCTGCGGCAGGCTGCTGCCGCTATTGTAGTCCTGGGGGATGTGACCCTGGCCCATACGCCTGATTACATGCCGGTGGATTGTGCTGCAGCCACCGAGAATATTCTTCTGGCGGCCCACGGACTCGGATTGGGTGCGGTCTGGGTTGGTATTCATCCGCGCGAAGAAAGAAAAAAAGCGCTCAGGGACTTGTTCCGGTTTCCGGATCACATTCAGCCATTTTCCGTTATTTCTCTTGGTTATCCTGCAGAGAAAATCCCGGTGCCTGACCGTTTCCGGCCTGACCGCATTCACGAAAACGGCTGGTAG